A window of Lacibacter sediminis contains these coding sequences:
- a CDS encoding SusC/RagA family TonB-linked outer membrane protein has translation MGTFAQTAEKKDSLPQKPPVQLIYTSAKPHLTATSTEALYSKDILKSPVTSVKSTLTGRMAGLYSFQASGQPGADGASVSLRGLDPLVIIDGVVANLSIFNLDDVESVTLQKDALSSAMMGVRGSNGALLITTRKGKPQTQSISFTVQTSFQKPLGAPKTLNAYDYASLYNEALTNDGLPLRYTQADLDAFKNGTDPYGHPNVNWRDEVIKSSSRFDRYSLNASGGNGFARYYVSLEHVNQTGFFVTSDQNKYNTNNNFKTYVIRSNVDINVNKSLSGGIYLLGRILSGTEPGSTTGSILGALVNTPNNSYPVYNPNGSFGGTNLFQNNIMAQTIGSGYRLNYKRDMLANFYLKQKLDAVTPGLWVQVKTAFNANLSEDINRSKSFAVYQLITTTTPATYNLYGVNGAQANGNGIVYQGRSNYAELSVGYDRVFGEKHGVNALVLANNDNSVNGGDLPYTISGISGRFAYNFKEKYVVEAAFGYNGSNRYPPQGDFKRAFFPAVGLAWNMDREEFLASSNFISRLKLYGSLGKTGWDDPGYFTYYQRFFDASSVFFGTSAGSQTAITEQPLANPNIDFEKANKFNAGVDAAFLNDRLTFSVEYFNNKYYDLLQIRGRSTTILGNDYPRENIGTNRYTGAEFKLGWQEKTSGGLQYFALLNTSLLRTKVIFADEVYRPYYWMKRTGSAVGQTFGYLADGFFQTQQEINGSATTVGYTPQPGDIKYIDLNRDGVIDQFDVTQIGRKFAPLLFFGLSLGAEYKGFDFSALIQGVTNRDVYVGGSSIWAFQNNGFGQAYENNLDRWTPATAATATYPRLNIGSNGNNHAQSSFWLRNGDYVRLKQIELGYSVPEVWLKRIKLDNIRLFARGYNLFTLKSKELDDRDPEVISAFSYPMQRLFNFGINIKL, from the coding sequence ATGGGAACATTTGCCCAAACTGCTGAGAAAAAAGACAGTCTTCCCCAAAAGCCGCCGGTACAACTGATTTATACCAGCGCCAAGCCTCACTTAACTGCAACTTCCACAGAAGCATTGTATTCAAAAGACATTTTAAAATCGCCGGTTACCAGCGTTAAGAGTACACTCACCGGTCGCATGGCTGGTTTGTATTCGTTCCAGGCTTCCGGTCAGCCGGGGGCAGACGGCGCTTCGGTTTCACTTCGTGGCCTTGATCCATTGGTGATCATTGATGGAGTGGTGGCCAATCTGTCCATCTTCAACCTGGATGATGTTGAAAGTGTAACGCTGCAAAAAGATGCCCTTAGCTCAGCTATGATGGGTGTTCGTGGAAGTAACGGTGCATTACTCATTACTACGAGAAAAGGAAAGCCGCAAACACAAAGCATTTCTTTTACGGTACAAACAAGTTTTCAAAAACCATTGGGTGCACCAAAAACATTGAATGCTTATGATTACGCATCCTTATATAATGAAGCATTGACAAATGATGGTTTGCCTTTGCGTTATACGCAGGCCGATCTGGATGCATTTAAAAATGGTACCGATCCATACGGTCATCCAAATGTTAACTGGAGAGATGAGGTAATAAAGTCCAGTTCACGTTTCGATCGCTATTCATTAAATGCATCGGGTGGTAATGGCTTTGCCCGTTACTATGTTTCATTAGAGCATGTTAATCAAACCGGATTTTTTGTAACATCCGATCAGAATAAATACAATACCAACAATAATTTTAAAACCTATGTTATCCGCAGCAATGTTGATATCAATGTAAACAAATCGCTGAGTGGTGGTATTTATTTGTTGGGACGTATACTGAGTGGTACAGAACCAGGTAGTACAACCGGTTCAATATTGGGTGCGTTGGTAAATACGCCTAACAATTCATATCCTGTTTATAACCCGAATGGTTCTTTTGGTGGTACAAATCTGTTCCAGAATAATATTATGGCTCAAACCATTGGTTCAGGTTACCGCTTAAATTATAAGCGTGATATGCTGGCCAACTTCTACCTCAAACAAAAACTCGATGCTGTTACACCGGGTTTATGGGTACAGGTAAAAACAGCCTTCAATGCAAATTTGTCTGAAGATATTAACCGTAGCAAATCATTTGCGGTTTATCAACTGATCACTACCACAACTCCTGCAACCTACAATCTGTATGGTGTAAATGGTGCACAGGCAAATGGCAACGGTATCGTTTACCAGGGACGCAGTAATTATGCAGAACTTTCAGTTGGCTACGATAGAGTTTTTGGCGAAAAGCATGGTGTGAATGCATTGGTACTTGCTAATAACGATAACAGTGTTAATGGTGGCGATCTGCCTTACACCATCAGTGGCATATCCGGCCGTTTTGCTTACAACTTCAAAGAGAAGTATGTGGTTGAAGCTGCGTTTGGTTATAATGGTTCAAACCGTTATCCGCCACAAGGTGATTTTAAGCGTGCCTTTTTTCCTGCTGTTGGTTTAGCATGGAATATGGATCGTGAAGAATTTCTTGCTTCTTCTAACTTTATAAGCCGTTTAAAACTTTATGGCTCGTTGGGTAAAACAGGTTGGGATGATCCCGGTTATTTTACTTACTACCAACGTTTCTTTGATGCAAGCAGCGTGTTCTTTGGAACATCTGCAGGTTCACAAACAGCAATCACTGAACAGCCTTTGGCAAATCCGAATATTGATTTTGAAAAAGCGAATAAATTCAATGCAGGTGTTGATGCTGCTTTCTTAAATGATCGCTTAACATTCTCGGTTGAATATTTTAATAATAAGTATTACGATCTGTTACAGATCCGTGGCCGCAGCACTACTATTCTTGGCAACGATTATCCGAGAGAAAACATTGGTACCAACCGTTATACTGGCGCTGAGTTTAAATTAGGCTGGCAGGAAAAAACATCCGGCGGGCTGCAATACTTTGCTTTGTTGAACACAAGTTTACTGCGTACCAAAGTGATCTTTGCAGATGAAGTTTATCGTCCATATTACTGGATGAAACGTACAGGTTCAGCAGTTGGTCAAACATTTGGTTATTTAGCTGATGGATTTTTTCAAACACAACAAGAGATCAATGGCAGTGCAACTACTGTTGGGTATACTCCTCAACCTGGTGATATTAAATACATCGATCTGAACAGAGATGGTGTGATCGATCAGTTTGATGTTACGCAGATCGGTAGAAAGTTTGCACCACTGTTGTTTTTTGGTTTGTCTTTAGGTGCAGAGTACAAAGGTTTCGATTTCAGTGCACTTATTCAGGGTGTAACCAATCGTGATGTATATGTTGGTGGTTCAAGCATCTGGGCATTTCAGAACAATGGTTTTGGACAGGCATACGAAAACAATCTTGATCGTTGGACACCTGCAACTGCTGCAACAGCAACATACCCTCGTTTAAATATTGGCAGCAACGGTAACAATCATGCACAATCTTCTTTCTGGTTACGCAATGGCGATTATGTTCGCTTAAAACAAATTGAACTTGGTTATAGTGTTCCTGAGGTTTGGTTAAAACGAATCAAGCTCGACAATATCCGTCTTTTTGCAAGAGGATACAATCTCTTTACATTAAAATCAAAAGAGTTGGATGACCGTGATCCTGAAGTGATCAGTGCATTCAGTTATCCCATGCAACGCCTGTTCAACTTTGGCATAAACATTAAACTGTAA
- a CDS encoding RagB/SusD family nutrient uptake outer membrane protein — MKKRNLFLKGALCSLLLVMLFTNSCKKIETVPKDWFGSDLVFDTLDRLGTVAAFNLNDLYNYIPGGFARIGGDFLDAASGDAIPSRNNTVVEYYTNRRVSVVSNPDPYWANSYAGIRRTNIFMKNINNVPIVETDATTIANAKLTRQYWRAEARFIRVLMYFELLKRYGGVPLIGDKVFTLDDNLQIPRNTFEQCVNYIVTECDAVKDSLRRENMPDGDWGRVQRGAAIALKCRVLLYAASPLFNGGGLETDPVKKVLSGYLNYDATRWNAVIAAAEELRSIGFYKLNDAGTPNFFAATFTTKRNAEIILAKQSSNNTSLENTQAPVGFAGTATSQGLTSPTQNFVDAFPMLNGLQPFNADGTINVASGYSASNPYANRDPRLDVTVFRNGYAWLGRTVETFEGGRDKPNTSVTAVQTKTGYYLRKFLGNFPTGSTYSNQSHNFPIFRYAETLLNYAEALNEVGRVEDAVTQIGLIRRRAGITAGANSRYGIRVGITQDEMRQVIRNERRIELAFEEHRFWDIRRWKTGAVDLAAPVYGMKITRNGSTLTYEKVQLGVLQFDPKLYHMPIPYDEMIKNTTLIQNQGW, encoded by the coding sequence ATGAAAAAAAGAAATTTATTTTTAAAAGGCGCTCTTTGCAGTCTGCTGCTGGTAATGCTTTTTACCAACAGTTGCAAAAAAATTGAAACAGTACCAAAAGATTGGTTTGGTTCTGATCTTGTATTTGATACATTGGATCGTCTTGGTACAGTTGCCGCATTCAATCTGAATGATCTTTACAATTATATTCCCGGTGGCTTTGCCCGCATCGGTGGTGATTTTTTAGATGCAGCAAGTGGTGATGCAATACCAAGCCGAAACAATACAGTGGTGGAGTATTATACCAACCGCCGTGTGAGTGTGGTGAGTAACCCCGACCCATATTGGGCAAACAGCTACGCCGGTATTCGAAGAACAAATATTTTCATGAAGAACATCAACAATGTACCCATTGTTGAAACCGATGCAACAACAATTGCCAACGCAAAACTTACACGCCAGTATTGGAGAGCAGAAGCACGTTTCATTCGTGTACTCATGTATTTTGAATTACTGAAACGTTATGGAGGTGTACCGCTTATCGGTGATAAAGTGTTTACACTTGATGATAATCTGCAGATACCACGTAATACGTTTGAGCAGTGCGTAAATTATATTGTAACTGAATGCGATGCTGTAAAAGACAGTTTGCGCAGAGAAAACATGCCTGATGGCGATTGGGGAAGAGTGCAGCGGGGTGCAGCCATTGCCTTGAAATGTCGTGTGTTACTGTATGCTGCCAGCCCATTATTCAATGGTGGTGGGTTAGAAACTGATCCTGTGAAAAAAGTACTAAGCGGTTATCTTAACTACGATGCAACCCGTTGGAATGCTGTGATCGCTGCCGCTGAAGAATTACGTAGCATTGGTTTTTATAAATTGAACGATGCAGGTACGCCAAACTTTTTTGCTGCAACGTTTACTACAAAACGAAATGCTGAAATTATTCTTGCAAAACAAAGTTCTAACAACACAAGTTTAGAAAATACACAGGCACCTGTTGGTTTTGCAGGTACAGCAACAAGCCAGGGGCTTACAAGTCCAACACAAAATTTTGTAGATGCATTTCCTATGCTGAATGGATTACAACCATTTAATGCCGATGGAACAATCAATGTTGCTTCAGGCTATAGTGCAAGCAATCCATACGCAAACCGTGACCCACGTTTAGACGTAACAGTGTTTCGTAATGGATATGCCTGGTTAGGAAGAACAGTAGAAACATTTGAAGGAGGCAGAGACAAGCCTAACACATCTGTTACTGCCGTGCAAACAAAAACAGGTTACTACCTGCGTAAGTTTCTTGGAAATTTTCCAACAGGTTCAACTTACTCCAATCAAAGTCACAACTTCCCGATTTTTCGTTATGCTGAAACATTGTTGAATTATGCTGAGGCGTTGAATGAAGTAGGACGTGTTGAAGATGCGGTAACGCAGATCGGTCTCATCAGAAGAAGAGCCGGTATAACAGCCGGTGCTAATTCAAGATATGGTATCAGGGTTGGCATTACGCAAGATGAAATGCGCCAGGTCATTCGCAATGAGCGCCGGATTGAATTAGCATTTGAAGAACATCGTTTCTGGGATATACGCAGATGGAAAACAGGAGCTGTTGATCTTGCCGCACCGGTATATGGTATGAAGATCACAAGAAACGGTTCAACACTCACTTACGAGAAAGTGCAGTTAGGTGTGTTGCAGTTTGATCCAAAACTGTATCACATGCCCATCCCTTATGATGAAATGATCAAGAATACAACGCTTATTCAAAACCAGGGATGGTAA